The following proteins come from a genomic window of Astatotilapia calliptera chromosome 11, fAstCal1.2, whole genome shotgun sequence:
- the LOC113031527 gene encoding protein NLRC3-like isoform X2 — protein MSSAQQLLRSQRDLLLKWTCDHPAPLLRWLRDAEVLSSACYLSLLERSPSNAVAKALETVCATEDSSQKFLQVLREVQDYYCRDLQVWVERHCRNDAVTKSAPTSVKVEDKKSKNPIAKLFKAKSKGFTLTTDVNAKEEPKSCRSLKLASIRVSISAHKTTLLKRTEQLKCYSEGNREASNSASHIEIRYTDLFVTEDNDLVDSSQHEYFALAGRRARIYVHQACQRIRPGHLLSPQEALGRAPKRVKVKGIAGIGKSVAVQRLVYEWAIGKNMREFTCIFDLRFRELNLVDKPLSLLELLEQRFRYLKEALPDLLTTPRSLLFILDGLDEFKSPLDWNRPDKNIDVKSNVLVSELMVALVKGSLLPEASVIITTRPSTEAPKRFFQRCCVVLGFEEDQVKEYTTKFYKDSEVAQKVYDYIVNNDNLFVLSFIPLYCYIICTAMAEFFSSQPNNAGESKSLELSPPRTVSEVYFCYLFTAVKHHGLKGRTERSTPRSEVLSLAKQQLMKLGKLAYENLLQKKILFDKADLENYGVTPADVQSTFLCHILQPIKEETVEMFSFFHLTVQEHLAALYCAINLSSQDDIIQALDFWCFGVRPSSSTAAPLQNLHLSVDKLESLQMFTRFFMGMLRARLSGHLEGLVHSPIEQEDSIPNRLGLWFRDQFKTRELENQVALNLLHCLMEFHMKETTSFAAPEITKLNLFKMKLSVVDCAAIHYVLQFSPHKLQELNLGYSNIGNQGLNRLRPILHRCESLYMCGNNLGPEGGLELWNALENNNTVEELYLDITGITERGTENIVNCLSKNTSLKTLTIVGNDIGATGRRRLKELEKRRPELRIIANFVDDLGLLQAYLDWVEEIRTDRDQMDSVKNADALQSVLKGLQVAGTMEKGANAEKAKELQTKIEELLNYSTEVIRGK, from the exons ATGAGCTCAGCTCAGCAGCTGCTCCGTTCTCAGAGAGACTTATTGCTGAAGTGGACATGTGACCATCCAGCGCCCTTGCTGCGTTGGCTCCGTGATGCCGAGGTGCTTTCGTCTGCCTGCTACCTGTCTTTGCTGGAGAGGTCGCCTTCCAATGCTGTGGCAAAGGCACTGGAGACAGTGTGTGCCACAGAGGACAGCAGCCAAAAGTTCCTGCAGGTGTTGAGGGAAGTGCAGGATTACTACTGCAGAGACCTGCAGGTCTGGGTCGAGAGACACTGCAGGAACGATGCAGTCACTAAATCAGCACCTACATCTGTGAAAGTTGAAG ACAAGAAGTCCAAAAACCCCATTGCTAAACTGTTTAAAGCAAAGAGCAAAGGATTCACCCTCACCACTGACGTTAATG CTAAGGAAGAGCCAAAATCTTGCAGAAGTCTAAAGTTGGCCAGCATCCGAG TTTCAATTTCTGCCCATAAAACAACCTTACTGAAACGCACAGAGCAGTTAAAATGTTACTCAGAGGGAAACAGGGAGGCTTCAAACTCAGCTTCTCACATCGAGATCCGCTACACTGACCTTTTCGTGACAGAAGACAATGACTTAGTTGACAGTAGCCAACATGAGTACTTTGCCTTGGCGGGCAGACGTGCTCGCATCTATGTCCACCAGGCCTGCCAGCGTATCCGGCCCGGTCATCTTTTGAGCCCCCAAGAAGCATTGGGACGAGCCCCTAAAAGGGTGAAAGTGAAGGGTATTGCAGGTATAGGAAAGAGTGTGGCAGTACAGAGATTGGTCTACGAGTGGGCAATTGGGAAGAACATGCGTGAATTCACCTGCATTTTTGACCTACGCTTCAGAGAGCTCAATCTAGTTGATAAACCACTGAGTTTACTGGAGCTTCTTGAACAACGGTTCCGATACCTAAAGGAGGCTCTACCTGACCTGCTCACCACACCAAGATCATTGCTTTTCATCTTAGATGGTTTAGATGAGTTTAAATCCCCTCTGGACTGGAACAGACCAGACAAAAACATTGATGTAAAATCAAACGTTCTGGTGTCAGAGCTGATGGTGGCTTTGGTAAAAGGAAGCCTTCTTCCAGAAGCATCAGTCATAATTACAACAAGGCCATCTACAGAAGCTCCCAAGCGTTTCTTCCAGAGATGTTGTGTGGTGCTGGGCTTTGAGGAGGACCAGGTGAAGGAGTACACCACCAAGTTTTACAAAGACAGTGAAGTTGCTCAAAAGGTGTATGATTACATTGTGAACAATGACAACCTATTTGTGCTTTCCTTCATCCCTCTTTATTGCTACATCATCTGTACCGCTATGGCTGAGTTCTTCTCTTCACAGCCTAACAATGCAGGTGAATCGAAGTCTCTGGAGTTAAGCCCACCCAGAACAGTCAGCGAGGTTTATTTCTGCTATTTGTTTACAGCAGTCAAACACCATGGACTAAAAGGGAGGACAGAGAGAAGCACACCTAGATCAGAGGTTCTTAGCCTAGCTAAACAACAACTGATGAAACTGGGGAAACTGGCTTATGAAAACCTTCTACAAAAGAAGATATTGTTTGATAAAGCAGATTTGGAGAACTACGGTGTCACACCTGCTGATGTTCAGAGCACCTTCCTCTGTCATATCCTCCAGCCTATTAAAGAGGAGACAGTGgagatgttttctttcttccaccTTACTGTTCAAGAACATCTAGCTGCCTTGTACTGCGCAATCAACCTCTCCAGCCAGGACGACATAATACAAGCTCTTGACTTTTGGTGCTTCGGGGTACGTCCCTCGTCCTCTACTGCTGCACCCCTTCAAAATTTACACCTTAGCGTGGATAAGCTCGAAAGTCTCCAAATGTTCACACGTTTCTTCATGGGAATGCTGCGAGCACGGTTGTCAGGCCATTTAGAAGGTCTTGTGCATTCTCCCATCGAGCAAGAGGACAGCATCCCCAACAGGCTCGGTTTGTGGTTCCGAGATCAGTTTAAAACCAGGGAGCTGGAAAACCAGGTAGCCCTAAATCTTCTCCACTGTCTGATGGAGTTCCACATGAAGGAAACCACTAGCTTTGCAGCACCAGAGATCACAAAACTCAACCTGTTTAAAATGAAGCTCAGTGTTGTGGACTGTGCAGCGATACACTACGTGCTGCAGTTTTCCCCACACAAGCTGCAAGAGCTCAACTTGGGCTACTCTAACATCGGAAACCAAGGACTCAACAGACTGAGACCAATTCTACATCGATGTGAATCTCTCTA TATGTGCGGCAACAACCTGGGTCCTGAGGGGGGTTTGGAGCTGTGGAATGCTTTGGAGAACAACAACACTGTGGAGGAACTTTATTTGGACATCACCGGCAtcacagagagaggaacagaaaaCATTGTCAACTGTCTCAGCAAAAACACTTCTCTGAAGACACTGAC CATTGTTGGAAATGACATTGGAGCAACTGGGAGGAGAAGACTGAAGGAACTGGAGAAACGTCGGCCGGAACTCAGGATCATTGCAAACTTTGTGGATGACCTTGGGTTACTTCAGGCATACTTGGATTGGGTGGAGGAGATCCGGACTGACAGAGACCAGATGGACTCTGTCAAGAATGCGGATGCCCTGCAGTCagtgctgaaggggctgcaggTGGCAGGGACAATGGAAAAGGGGGCGAATGCAGAGAAAGCCAAGGAGCTTCAAACAAAGATTGAGGAGCTACTGAACTATTCTACAGAAGTGATTAGAGGCAAATGA
- the LOC113031527 gene encoding NLR family CARD domain-containing protein 3-like isoform X1, whose product MSSAQQLLRSQRDLLLKWTCDHPAPLLRWLRDAEVLSSACYLSLLERSPSNAVAKALETVCATEDSSQKFLQVLREVQDYYCRDLQVWVERHCRNDAVTKSAPTSVKVEDKKSKNPIAKLFKAKSKGFTLTTDVNAKEEPKSCRSLKLASIRVSISAHKTTLLKRTEQLKCYSEGNREASNSASHIEIRYTDLFVTEDNDLVDSSQHEYFALAGRRARIYVHQACQRIRPGHLLSPQEALGRAPKRVKVKGIAGIGKSVAVQRLVYEWAIGKNMREFTCIFDLRFRELNLVDKPLSLLELLEQRFRYLKEALPDLLTTPRSLLFILDGLDEFKSPLDWNRPDKNIDVKSNVLVSELMVALVKGSLLPEASVIITTRPSTEAPKRFFQRCCVVLGFEEDQVKEYTTKFYKDSEVAQKVYDYIVNNDNLFVLSFIPLYCYIICTAMAEFFSSQPNNAGESKSLELSPPRTVSEVYFCYLFTAVKHHGLKGRTERSTPRSEVLSLAKQQLMKLGKLAYENLLQKKILFDKADLENYGVTPADVQSTFLCHILQPIKEETVEMFSFFHLTVQEHLAALYCAINLSSQDDIIQALDFWCFGVRPSSSTAAPLQNLHLSVDKLESLQMFTRFFMGMLRARLSGHLEGLVHSPIEQEDSIPNRLGLWFRDQFKTRELENQVALNLLHCLMEFHMKETTSFAAPEITKLNLFKMKLSVVDCAAIHYVLQFSPHKLQELNLGYSNIGNQGLNRLRPILHRCESLYLRYNCLDKQAAILESAILKSNECQVKKLFMCGNNLGPEGGLELWNALENNNTVEELYLDITGITERGTENIVNCLSKNTSLKTLTIVGNDIGATGRRRLKELEKRRPELRIIANFVDDLGLLQAYLDWVEEIRTDRDQMDSVKNADALQSVLKGLQVAGTMEKGANAEKAKELQTKIEELLNYSTEVIRGK is encoded by the exons ATGAGCTCAGCTCAGCAGCTGCTCCGTTCTCAGAGAGACTTATTGCTGAAGTGGACATGTGACCATCCAGCGCCCTTGCTGCGTTGGCTCCGTGATGCCGAGGTGCTTTCGTCTGCCTGCTACCTGTCTTTGCTGGAGAGGTCGCCTTCCAATGCTGTGGCAAAGGCACTGGAGACAGTGTGTGCCACAGAGGACAGCAGCCAAAAGTTCCTGCAGGTGTTGAGGGAAGTGCAGGATTACTACTGCAGAGACCTGCAGGTCTGGGTCGAGAGACACTGCAGGAACGATGCAGTCACTAAATCAGCACCTACATCTGTGAAAGTTGAAG ACAAGAAGTCCAAAAACCCCATTGCTAAACTGTTTAAAGCAAAGAGCAAAGGATTCACCCTCACCACTGACGTTAATG CTAAGGAAGAGCCAAAATCTTGCAGAAGTCTAAAGTTGGCCAGCATCCGAG TTTCAATTTCTGCCCATAAAACAACCTTACTGAAACGCACAGAGCAGTTAAAATGTTACTCAGAGGGAAACAGGGAGGCTTCAAACTCAGCTTCTCACATCGAGATCCGCTACACTGACCTTTTCGTGACAGAAGACAATGACTTAGTTGACAGTAGCCAACATGAGTACTTTGCCTTGGCGGGCAGACGTGCTCGCATCTATGTCCACCAGGCCTGCCAGCGTATCCGGCCCGGTCATCTTTTGAGCCCCCAAGAAGCATTGGGACGAGCCCCTAAAAGGGTGAAAGTGAAGGGTATTGCAGGTATAGGAAAGAGTGTGGCAGTACAGAGATTGGTCTACGAGTGGGCAATTGGGAAGAACATGCGTGAATTCACCTGCATTTTTGACCTACGCTTCAGAGAGCTCAATCTAGTTGATAAACCACTGAGTTTACTGGAGCTTCTTGAACAACGGTTCCGATACCTAAAGGAGGCTCTACCTGACCTGCTCACCACACCAAGATCATTGCTTTTCATCTTAGATGGTTTAGATGAGTTTAAATCCCCTCTGGACTGGAACAGACCAGACAAAAACATTGATGTAAAATCAAACGTTCTGGTGTCAGAGCTGATGGTGGCTTTGGTAAAAGGAAGCCTTCTTCCAGAAGCATCAGTCATAATTACAACAAGGCCATCTACAGAAGCTCCCAAGCGTTTCTTCCAGAGATGTTGTGTGGTGCTGGGCTTTGAGGAGGACCAGGTGAAGGAGTACACCACCAAGTTTTACAAAGACAGTGAAGTTGCTCAAAAGGTGTATGATTACATTGTGAACAATGACAACCTATTTGTGCTTTCCTTCATCCCTCTTTATTGCTACATCATCTGTACCGCTATGGCTGAGTTCTTCTCTTCACAGCCTAACAATGCAGGTGAATCGAAGTCTCTGGAGTTAAGCCCACCCAGAACAGTCAGCGAGGTTTATTTCTGCTATTTGTTTACAGCAGTCAAACACCATGGACTAAAAGGGAGGACAGAGAGAAGCACACCTAGATCAGAGGTTCTTAGCCTAGCTAAACAACAACTGATGAAACTGGGGAAACTGGCTTATGAAAACCTTCTACAAAAGAAGATATTGTTTGATAAAGCAGATTTGGAGAACTACGGTGTCACACCTGCTGATGTTCAGAGCACCTTCCTCTGTCATATCCTCCAGCCTATTAAAGAGGAGACAGTGgagatgttttctttcttccaccTTACTGTTCAAGAACATCTAGCTGCCTTGTACTGCGCAATCAACCTCTCCAGCCAGGACGACATAATACAAGCTCTTGACTTTTGGTGCTTCGGGGTACGTCCCTCGTCCTCTACTGCTGCACCCCTTCAAAATTTACACCTTAGCGTGGATAAGCTCGAAAGTCTCCAAATGTTCACACGTTTCTTCATGGGAATGCTGCGAGCACGGTTGTCAGGCCATTTAGAAGGTCTTGTGCATTCTCCCATCGAGCAAGAGGACAGCATCCCCAACAGGCTCGGTTTGTGGTTCCGAGATCAGTTTAAAACCAGGGAGCTGGAAAACCAGGTAGCCCTAAATCTTCTCCACTGTCTGATGGAGTTCCACATGAAGGAAACCACTAGCTTTGCAGCACCAGAGATCACAAAACTCAACCTGTTTAAAATGAAGCTCAGTGTTGTGGACTGTGCAGCGATACACTACGTGCTGCAGTTTTCCCCACACAAGCTGCAAGAGCTCAACTTGGGCTACTCTAACATCGGAAACCAAGGACTCAACAGACTGAGACCAATTCTACATCGATGTGAATCTCTCTA tttgaGATACAACTGCCTGGATAAGCAAGCAGCTATTTTAGAATCTGCCATCCTGAAATCAAATGAGTGCCAAGTGAAGAAGCTCTT TATGTGCGGCAACAACCTGGGTCCTGAGGGGGGTTTGGAGCTGTGGAATGCTTTGGAGAACAACAACACTGTGGAGGAACTTTATTTGGACATCACCGGCAtcacagagagaggaacagaaaaCATTGTCAACTGTCTCAGCAAAAACACTTCTCTGAAGACACTGAC CATTGTTGGAAATGACATTGGAGCAACTGGGAGGAGAAGACTGAAGGAACTGGAGAAACGTCGGCCGGAACTCAGGATCATTGCAAACTTTGTGGATGACCTTGGGTTACTTCAGGCATACTTGGATTGGGTGGAGGAGATCCGGACTGACAGAGACCAGATGGACTCTGTCAAGAATGCGGATGCCCTGCAGTCagtgctgaaggggctgcaggTGGCAGGGACAATGGAAAAGGGGGCGAATGCAGAGAAAGCCAAGGAGCTTCAAACAAAGATTGAGGAGCTACTGAACTATTCTACAGAAGTGATTAGAGGCAAATGA